In the Wyeomyia smithii strain HCP4-BCI-WySm-NY-G18 chromosome 2, ASM2978416v1, whole genome shotgun sequence genome, one interval contains:
- the LOC129721015 gene encoding phenoloxidase-activating factor 2-like, producing the protein MEQWLQFTVLVLLLAASQHFIKSVYSQCDGECVPLAKCRNSDFGGIGIFNVRIGDDANNQTDCNHYLEVCCDKDKVISNITRPVQQDFNNTRSRDDEPNPSEFEKCGKRQMDGVGFRVVSTDRESQFGEFPWIVALFYQETELTDDLQYFCGGSLIYPHVVLTAAHCVNDRLNEKLIVRAGEWDMRTTNEVLPYQERDITQAIVHEYYNSQFLFNDIALLILEKPFEADENVQLICLPPQGLTFDSDEQCIANGWGKENFDSVSNQVILKKVELPVVTNKDCEAALRETRLGRSFRLHGSFMCAGGEEDIDTCTGDGGSPLVCPMPDEVNRYYHAGIVAWGIGCGQTDVPGVYAKTSLYTNWIENKLSEL; encoded by the exons ATGGAACAGTGGTTACAATTTACAGTACTAGTTTTGTTATTGGCAGCAAGTCAACATTTCATCAAATCAGTGTACAGTCAG TGCGATGGAGAGTGCGTACCTTTGGCGAAGTGTCGTAACAGCGACTTTGGCGGAATCGGAATTTTTAACGTGCG GATTGGAGACGATGCCAATAACCAGACCGACTGCAATCATTATTTAGAGGTATGCTGTGACAAAGATAAGGTTATTTCCAATATTACTCGGCCAGTACAGCAAGATTTTAATAACACAAGATCAAGGGATGATGAACCAAATCCTTCGGAATTTGAAAAATGTGGGAAACGCCAGATGGATGGAGTTGGATTCCGCGTAGTGTCAACTGATAGAGAATCACAATTTGGCGAATTTCCGTGGATAGTGGCGTTGTTTTACCAAGAAACTGAACTTACTGACGATTTGCAATATTTTTGTGGCGGTTCATTGATCTATCCGCACGTAGTCCTAACTGCTGCTCATTGCGTAAATGATCGACTAAACGAGAAACTTATAGTCCGTGCTGGAGAGTGGGATATGAGAACTACAAATGAGGTGCTACCATATCAG GAACGTGATATAACTCAAGCCATTGTTCATGAATATTATAATTCGCAATTTTTGTTTAACGACATTGCTCTGCTGATTTTGGAAAAACCATTTGAAGCAGATGAAAATGTGCAGCTTATCTGTTTACCACCACAAGGATTGACTTTCGACAGTGATGAGCAATGTATTGCAAATGGTTGGGGCAAGGAAAACTTCGATTCAGTCTCCAATCAAGTGATTTTGAAGAAGGTTGAACTGCCGGTTGTTACTAACAAAGATTGCGAGGCAGCCCTAAGAGAGACGCGCCTCGGAAGAAGTTTCAGGTTGCACGGGTCTTTTATGTGTGCTGGTGGTGAAGAGGACATTGACACGTGCACTGGCGATGGAGGTTCACCACTGGTTTGTCCAATGCCAGATGAAGTAAATCGATATTATCACGCAGGTATCGTTGCATGGGGAATTGGCTGCGGACAGACTGATGTTCCTGGAGTTTATGCGAAAACAAGTCTGTACACAAACTGGATAGAGAATAAACTATCGGAATTATAA